One segment of Calliopsis andreniformis isolate RMS-2024a chromosome 1, iyCalAndr_principal, whole genome shotgun sequence DNA contains the following:
- the Swm gene encoding zinc finger protein swm isoform X1: protein MIIENPDQFKAWLTAVLEPLCDADPAALAKYVYALVKKDKTLEELRGGMVEQLDVFLQQETKNFVELLFKTLETQEYILPPAKSDPDGGGTPPGVNPPPPALAPEKVTESTIPITTINTNPPAPLQINGSAPMAIGKRETRKSDSEKVDKEKEKRSRSRSGRMRSRTRSRSRSWERDRRRSRSREHIRRDRERDRSRPWRNESPPNTRRHDRRRSRSRSTSPIRPRIRDGPDNRDHRARFRNRSPTPLRSRSRSRSLDRKKVDRSERMEVDRTDRIEGSPGGGTPTQDSNHGDVDMRLSTTSQSIQSVVAVASSVPNNQPGFQAKRRCRDFDEKGYCMRGDLCPYDHGTDPVVLEDVALSRVLTFGPHSAQAPGTVPVSAVPEPPPGPNGNAPPQHLPLASLPPPHLRNQHHSNMDAFAEYNPDAPSMEPRMPWGRHPPPGPGLYGRGQRELISVPVIPHTNSSEITHTQTNPLKRKQAFDFNRLGPKQRVVHNPANCSLELKKVPRSLNNITQLNNHFSKFGKIVNIQVNFGGDPEGALVTFQLPAEAKAAYRSTEAVLNNRFIKVFWHNVNNNAAGGAIENVPPGCRPSVKERLGAAITTPAKTEENEYIPTRRSTEEQVTQSVVPTSPKTTTTTTTTTTTTTVPTREDKVLAIKKTQEILAAKETLKKKQEEKRKEAIKLTADLRKRKQELLDKHLIEIRALIEKAEKNPEQKDAIMATIKNLQQSIDNLRKDLAANGQIGGNKSQTKSREQTQKEILDAELDLMTAQQEGQDAGELQKRLNELRAQAAALGLNAGPTVGRGTRSSRVVRGTHALSYRGRGRGSFAHVSVDHRPTSLLVSGYETEEKAEVLAHFQQFGEIVNQIVDDATPSIVINFKSRKEAEVALVKGRTFQDRLLSITWVSGHHLHRGGGGSNTNASMQLSSRSEQAPTTTDEEIDLEGNAEALLLEENEEEEDEDGESRSWRR from the exons ATGATTATAGAGAATCCAGATCAATTCAAGGCGTGGCTCACGGCCGTCTTGGAGCCACT ctGCGACGCAGATCCTGCTGCATTAGCAAAATATGTATACGCTCTCGTTAAGAAAGACAAAACCCTGGAAGAATTAAGAGGTGGAATGGTTGAACAGCTTGATGTATTTTTGCAACAAG AAACAAAAAATTTTGTGGAACTACTATTCAAAACGTTAGAGACTCAAGAATATATACTTCCACCTGCAAAAAGTGATCCAGATGGTGGTGGGACACCACCAGGTGTAAATCCACCACCGCCTGCATTAGCGCCAGAAAAAGTAACAGAAAGTACAATTCCAATTACTACTATAAACACAAATCCTCCTGCTCCTCTTCAGATAAATGGATCTGCGCCTATGGCAATTGGTAAGCGCGAAACTAGGAAATCAGATTCTGAAAAAGTGGAcaaagaaaaagagaaacgtTCCCGAAGTCG AAGTGGTCGAATGAGGTCTAGAACAAGGTCACGTTCACGTTCATGGGAAAGAGACAGGCGTAGGTCCAGGAGCAGGGAACATATTCGCCGTGATCGAGAACGTGATAGGAGTCGACCATGGAGAAATGAGTCGCCACCAAATACAAGACGGCATGATAGAAG GCGGAGCAGAAGTCGTAGCACGTCACCGATACGACCAAGAATACGAGATGGTCCTGATAATCGAGACCACAGAGCTCGATTTAGGAACAGATCTCCGACGCCTCTTCGGTCGAGATCGAGATCAAGATCATTAGATCGTAAGAAGGTAGATCGTTCCGAAAGGATGGAGGTAGACAGAACAGACAGAATCGAAGGAAGTCCTGGTGGTGGTACTCCGACGCAGGATAGTAATCACGGAGACGTAGACATGAGGTTATCTACTACTAGTCAATCAATTCAGAGCGTAGTGGCTGTTGCTTCTAGTGTTCCAAATAACCAACCAGGTTTCCAAGCAAAAAGAAGGTGCAGAGATTTCGATG AAAAAGGGTATTGCATGAGAGGTGATCTGTGCCCTTACGACCACGGCACGGACCCAGTCGTATTAGAAGATGTAGCTTTAAGTCGCGTTTTGACCTTTGGTCCCCATAGTGCTCAAGCACCAGGAACTGTACCTGTATCCGCAGTACCGGAGCCTCCTCCAGGACCTAATGGAAATGCCCCACCGCAACACCTTCCTTTAGCAAGTTTACCTCCACCCCATTTACGAAATCAACATCATTCTAACATGG ATGCTTTCGCTGAGTATAACCCAGACGCACCGAGCATGGAGCCCCGAATGCCATGGGGAAGACACCCTCCACCTGGGCCTGGACTTTACGGGAGGGGTCAAAGAGAACTCATTAGTGTGCCAGTAATTCCTCATACAAATTCATCTGAAATAACACATACGCAAACGAATCCACTGAAACGCAAACAAGCGTTTGACTTTAACCGTCTTGGACCAAAGCAACGAGTCGTACATAATCCAGCGAATTGTTCTCTGGAACTGAAAAAGGTTCCACGTAGCCTGAACAACATAACGCAATTGAATAATCACTTTTCGAAATTTGGTAAAATTGTAAATATCCAAGTGAACTTCGGCGGAGACCCTGAGGGAGCGTTGGTTACCTTCCAGCTACCAGCTGAAGCAAAGGCTGCATACAGAAGTACAGAGGCTGTGTTGAATAATAGATTTATCAAAGTGTTTTGGCATAATGTTAACAATAATGCAGCTGGTGGTGCTATTGAAAACGTACCTCCTG GATGTCGTCCTTCTGTAAAAGAACGATTGGGAGCCGCTATTACTACACCAGCGAAAACCGAGGAAAACGAATATATTCCAACTCGTCGTTCCACCGAAGAGCAAGTTACGCAAAGTGTGGTCCCAACATCGCCAAAAACCACCACTACCACGACAACTACCACCACTACCACGACCGTTCCTACACGAGAGGATAAAGTTCTCGCAATAAAAAAGACACAAGAGATATTAGCTGCTAAGGAAACGTTAAAAAAGAAACAAGAGGAGAAGCGTAAAGAGGCGATAAAATTAACCGCCGACTTACGCAAGAGGAAACAAGAGCTATTGGACAAGCATTTAATAGAAATTCGAGCTTTGATCGAGAAGGCGGAGAAGAATCCTGAACAGAAGGATGCGATAATGGCGACGATAAAAAATTTGCAACAATCTATTGACAATTTGCGCAAGGATCTGGCTGCAAATGGACAAATCGGTGGAAATAAATCGCAAACGAAATCTAGAGAACAAACTCAGAAAGAGATTTTAGACGCAGAATTAGATTTAATGACTGCACAACAGGAGGGACAAGATGCTGGAGAGTTACAAAAGAGATTAAACGAGTTACGAGCTCAGGCTGCTGCATTGGGTTTAAATGCAGGTCCGACCGTTGGTAGAGGTACAAGATCCAGTAGAGTTGTACGAGGCACCCATGCATTATCATATAGAGGCCGTGGTAGAGGTAGTTTTGCCCATGTCTCGGTGGATCACAGACCGACGAGTCTTCTAGTCTCTGGTTACGAAACTGAAGAAAAGGCTGAAGTTTTAGCGCATTTTCAA CAATTTGGAGAAATAGTAAATCAAATAGTAGATGATGCTACGCCTTCGATTGTGATTAATTTTAAATCCAGGAAAGAGGCTGAGGTGGCTTTAGTAAAGGGACGCACATTTCAAGATAGATTATTATCTATAACATGGGTTTCTGGACATCACTTACACCGTGGCGGTGGTGGTAGTAACACAAATGCCTCTATGCAACTTTCTTCGCGTTCCGAACAAGCACCGACCACTACTGATGAAGAAATTGATTTAGAA GGCAACGCAGAAGCACTACTGCTCGAAGAAAATGAAGAAGAGGAAGACGAGGATGGTGAATCACGTAGCTGGCGGCGATAG
- the Swm gene encoding zinc finger protein swm isoform X2, protein MIIENPDQFKAWLTAVLEPLCDADPAALAKYVYALVKKDKTLEELRGGMVEQLDVFLQQETKNFVELLFKTLETQEYILPPAKSDPDGGGTPPGVNPPPPALAPEKVTESTIPITTINTNPPAPLQINGSAPMAIGKRETRKSDSEKVDKEKEKRSRSRSGRMRSRTRSRSRSWERDRRRSRSREHIRRDRERDRSRPWRNESPPNTRRHDRRRSRSRSTSPIRPRIRDGPDNRDHRARFRNRSPTPLRSRSRSRSLDRKKVDRSERMEVDRTDRIEGSPGGGTPTQDSNHGDVDMRLSTTSQSIQSVVAVASSVPNNQPGFQAKRRCRDFDEKGYCMRGDLCPYDHGTDPVVLEDVALSRVLTFGPHSAQAPGTVPVSAVPEPPPGPNGNAPPQHLPLASLPPPHLRNQHHSNMDAFAEYNPDAPSMEPRMPWGRHPPPGPGLYGRGQRELISVPVIPHTNSSEITHTQTNPLKRKQAFDFNRLGPKQRVVHNPANCSLELKKVPRSLNNITQLNNHFSKFGKIVNIQVNFGGDPEGALVTFQLPAEAKAAYRSTEAVLNNRFIKVFWHNVNNNAAGGAIENVPPGCRPSVKERLGAAITTPAKTEENEYIPTRRSTEEQVTQSVVPTSPKTTTTTTTTTTTTTVPTREDKVLAIKKTQEILAAKETLKKKQEEKRKEAIKLTADLRKRKQELLDKHLIEIRALIEKAEKNPEQKDAIMATIKNLQQSIDNLRKDLAANGQIGGNKSQTKSREQTQKEILDAELDLMTAQQEGQDAGELQKRLNELRAQAAALGLNAGPTVGRGTRSSRVVRGTHALSYRGRGRGSFAHVSVDHRPTSLLVSGYETEEKAEVLAHFQQFGEIVNQIVDDATPSIVINFKSRKEAEVALVKGRTFQDRLLSITWVSGHHLHRGGGGSNTNASMQLSSRSEQAPTTTDEEIDLEVSYHSNI, encoded by the exons ATGATTATAGAGAATCCAGATCAATTCAAGGCGTGGCTCACGGCCGTCTTGGAGCCACT ctGCGACGCAGATCCTGCTGCATTAGCAAAATATGTATACGCTCTCGTTAAGAAAGACAAAACCCTGGAAGAATTAAGAGGTGGAATGGTTGAACAGCTTGATGTATTTTTGCAACAAG AAACAAAAAATTTTGTGGAACTACTATTCAAAACGTTAGAGACTCAAGAATATATACTTCCACCTGCAAAAAGTGATCCAGATGGTGGTGGGACACCACCAGGTGTAAATCCACCACCGCCTGCATTAGCGCCAGAAAAAGTAACAGAAAGTACAATTCCAATTACTACTATAAACACAAATCCTCCTGCTCCTCTTCAGATAAATGGATCTGCGCCTATGGCAATTGGTAAGCGCGAAACTAGGAAATCAGATTCTGAAAAAGTGGAcaaagaaaaagagaaacgtTCCCGAAGTCG AAGTGGTCGAATGAGGTCTAGAACAAGGTCACGTTCACGTTCATGGGAAAGAGACAGGCGTAGGTCCAGGAGCAGGGAACATATTCGCCGTGATCGAGAACGTGATAGGAGTCGACCATGGAGAAATGAGTCGCCACCAAATACAAGACGGCATGATAGAAG GCGGAGCAGAAGTCGTAGCACGTCACCGATACGACCAAGAATACGAGATGGTCCTGATAATCGAGACCACAGAGCTCGATTTAGGAACAGATCTCCGACGCCTCTTCGGTCGAGATCGAGATCAAGATCATTAGATCGTAAGAAGGTAGATCGTTCCGAAAGGATGGAGGTAGACAGAACAGACAGAATCGAAGGAAGTCCTGGTGGTGGTACTCCGACGCAGGATAGTAATCACGGAGACGTAGACATGAGGTTATCTACTACTAGTCAATCAATTCAGAGCGTAGTGGCTGTTGCTTCTAGTGTTCCAAATAACCAACCAGGTTTCCAAGCAAAAAGAAGGTGCAGAGATTTCGATG AAAAAGGGTATTGCATGAGAGGTGATCTGTGCCCTTACGACCACGGCACGGACCCAGTCGTATTAGAAGATGTAGCTTTAAGTCGCGTTTTGACCTTTGGTCCCCATAGTGCTCAAGCACCAGGAACTGTACCTGTATCCGCAGTACCGGAGCCTCCTCCAGGACCTAATGGAAATGCCCCACCGCAACACCTTCCTTTAGCAAGTTTACCTCCACCCCATTTACGAAATCAACATCATTCTAACATGG ATGCTTTCGCTGAGTATAACCCAGACGCACCGAGCATGGAGCCCCGAATGCCATGGGGAAGACACCCTCCACCTGGGCCTGGACTTTACGGGAGGGGTCAAAGAGAACTCATTAGTGTGCCAGTAATTCCTCATACAAATTCATCTGAAATAACACATACGCAAACGAATCCACTGAAACGCAAACAAGCGTTTGACTTTAACCGTCTTGGACCAAAGCAACGAGTCGTACATAATCCAGCGAATTGTTCTCTGGAACTGAAAAAGGTTCCACGTAGCCTGAACAACATAACGCAATTGAATAATCACTTTTCGAAATTTGGTAAAATTGTAAATATCCAAGTGAACTTCGGCGGAGACCCTGAGGGAGCGTTGGTTACCTTCCAGCTACCAGCTGAAGCAAAGGCTGCATACAGAAGTACAGAGGCTGTGTTGAATAATAGATTTATCAAAGTGTTTTGGCATAATGTTAACAATAATGCAGCTGGTGGTGCTATTGAAAACGTACCTCCTG GATGTCGTCCTTCTGTAAAAGAACGATTGGGAGCCGCTATTACTACACCAGCGAAAACCGAGGAAAACGAATATATTCCAACTCGTCGTTCCACCGAAGAGCAAGTTACGCAAAGTGTGGTCCCAACATCGCCAAAAACCACCACTACCACGACAACTACCACCACTACCACGACCGTTCCTACACGAGAGGATAAAGTTCTCGCAATAAAAAAGACACAAGAGATATTAGCTGCTAAGGAAACGTTAAAAAAGAAACAAGAGGAGAAGCGTAAAGAGGCGATAAAATTAACCGCCGACTTACGCAAGAGGAAACAAGAGCTATTGGACAAGCATTTAATAGAAATTCGAGCTTTGATCGAGAAGGCGGAGAAGAATCCTGAACAGAAGGATGCGATAATGGCGACGATAAAAAATTTGCAACAATCTATTGACAATTTGCGCAAGGATCTGGCTGCAAATGGACAAATCGGTGGAAATAAATCGCAAACGAAATCTAGAGAACAAACTCAGAAAGAGATTTTAGACGCAGAATTAGATTTAATGACTGCACAACAGGAGGGACAAGATGCTGGAGAGTTACAAAAGAGATTAAACGAGTTACGAGCTCAGGCTGCTGCATTGGGTTTAAATGCAGGTCCGACCGTTGGTAGAGGTACAAGATCCAGTAGAGTTGTACGAGGCACCCATGCATTATCATATAGAGGCCGTGGTAGAGGTAGTTTTGCCCATGTCTCGGTGGATCACAGACCGACGAGTCTTCTAGTCTCTGGTTACGAAACTGAAGAAAAGGCTGAAGTTTTAGCGCATTTTCAA CAATTTGGAGAAATAGTAAATCAAATAGTAGATGATGCTACGCCTTCGATTGTGATTAATTTTAAATCCAGGAAAGAGGCTGAGGTGGCTTTAGTAAAGGGACGCACATTTCAAGATAGATTATTATCTATAACATGGGTTTCTGGACATCACTTACACCGTGGCGGTGGTGGTAGTAACACAAATGCCTCTATGCAACTTTCTTCGCGTTCCGAACAAGCACCGACCACTACTGATGAAGAAATTGATTTAGAAGTGAGTtatcattcaaatatttaa
- the LOC143177337 gene encoding excitatory amino acid transporter 3: protein MNVFRNILKQKVIVGTIIGVCAGIIVGFILKTTTSQPWSERNIMYLKFPGELFMRLVNCLILPLVTSSIVSATCNLQKSGHIGLMALYYYATTTTLGIILSVILVQTIKPGELLKTENVVSHNTTKYFMTVDTTLDLLRNLIPENIINACLNQYQTVLKNPENESIPIHMWEIDHTNSPGTNVLGLVIFSLTLGLAIGNLGVKGEPLKNFFHSLSEAVMKIMSWVIMIVPVSVLFLISAKIMEVEDFSGIMKRLGIYVLTVFSGLIIQGFILLPLVYYICTRKSPYKVMLKLGPAFATAFGTSSSTATVPVTISCLERIGIPSKITKFIVPIGATINMDGIALYESVGAIFIIQLHGLNFSLFRIIIISITCTVSCIGAAGLPSGGYVMLIMVLNSVGIPAEDVSLIIAIDWFVDRFRTTMNIIADALGAGIIAHYDEKNEQNFIPEEIRLTSRIADVIR from the exons ATGAATGTATTCAGAAATATCTTAAAACAAAAAGTAATAGTAGGAACAATTATTGGTGTATGTGCTGGAATTATAGTGGGTTTCATTCTTAAAACTACTACTAGTCAACCATGGAGCGAACGAAATATAATGTATCTCAAATTTCCTGGAGAACTATTTATGAGACTGGTAAACTGTTTAATATTACCTTTAGTAACATCTAGCATTGTGAGTGCAACTTGCAATTTGCAAAAATCAG GTCATATTGGATTAATGGCACTGTATTATTATGCAACAACAACAACTCTTGGAATAATATTAAGTGTTATACTTGTCCAAACAATAAAACCTGGAGAATTACTCAAAACTGAAAATGTTGTATCACATAATACAACCAAATATTTTATGACAGTAGATACAACATTAGACCTACTTCG CAATTTAATACCTGAGAACATTATAAATGCATGCTTAAATCAG TATCAGACTGTATTAAAAAACCCAGAGAATGAATCAA tACCAATACATATGTGGGAAATAGATCATACAAATTCACCCGGAACAAATGTCTTAGGCTTAGTAATTTTTAGTTTAACTCTGGGTTTAGCAATAGGAAATCTAGGTGTAAAAGGAGAGCCACTAAAAAACTTCTTTCATTCTCTGTCAGAAGCAGTAATGAAAATCATGAGTTGGGTAATAAT GATAGTACCAGTAAGTGTATTGTTTCTTATTTCTGCCAAAATTATGGAGGTAGAAGACTTTAGTGGTATAATGAAACGATTGGGAATCTATGTTTTAACTGTATTCAGTGGTTTAATTATACAAGGTTTCATATTACTTCCTCTGGTATATTATATATGCACCCGCAAATCACCATATAAAGTTATGTTAAAACTGGGACCAGCATTTGCCACTGCATTTGGTACATCATCCAG TACAGCTACAGTTCCAGTAACAATTTCATGCTTGGAACGCATTGGAATTCCTTCTAAGATAACTAAATTTATTGTCCCAATTGGAGCTACAATAAATATGGATGGTATAGCACTGTACGAAAGCGTAGGTGCAATCTTTATAATTCAATTACATGGTCtgaatttttcattatttaGGATCATAATAATTAG CATTACATGCACTGTGTCATGCATTGGTGCAGCTGGTTTACCCAGTGGTGGCTACGTAATGTTAATAATGGTGTTGAATTCTGTGGGAATCCCAGCAGAAGATGTCTCATTGATTATTGCTATTGACTGGTTTGT AGATCGTTTTCGAACCACTATGAACATTATAGCTGACGCGCTAGGTGCTGGTATAATAGCTCATTATGACGAAAAAAATGAACAGAATTTTATACCAGAAGAAATAAGATTAACTTCGAGAATTGCAGATGTGATACGTTAA